In the Methanothermobacter sp. K4 genome, GTGTGCCTGTGCTTGGTGTGCTCCCCTACGATGAGAGCCTGAAGCTGCCTGAGGAGGATTCAGCCTCACTCTCAGAGCGCAAGTACCGTGGAAGGGGAGCTGTGAAGATCGGTGTCATGAGGCTTTCCCGGATATCCAACTTTACAGACATAGACCCCCTCGAGTACGAGGAGGACGTTTCTGTGAGGCTCATAGAGGCCGGTGACAGCCTTGAAGGACTTGACGCCATCATAATCCCCGGGACCAGGAACACCATAAGCGACCTCATGTATCTGAGGGAGAATGGCTTCGCGGATGAGATCAGAGATCTGAGCCGTGAGATACCGGTATTTGGTATATGTGGTGGTTTCCAGATGCTTGGAAGGAGGATCATTGATGAGGGACTCCAGGAGTCAAAACTGGGAAGCGTGGATGGCCTTAACCTCCTTGACTGTGAAACCACCTTCACAGGTGATGGTAAGATAATATCCCGGAGTGAAGGGGAGATAACCGGTGCCGGCCTATTCTCAGACCTTAAAGGGGAAACAGTTGAGGGCTATGAGCTCCATGAGGGAACCACAGTCCTGGGTGACGTTAAACCTCTCATGAAGGTGAAGAGAGGTTTTGGTAACACATACACCATGGGATTTGATGGTGCTGCAGATGGTAACGTTGCTGGTACCTACTTCCACGGCATATTCCACAACTTCAGATTCAGGAGGTACTTCACCAACATTCTGAGGGAGAGGAAGGGCCTTGAAAAGCTTGACTATGTGGATGACCACTTCGATGCCTCGAGGAGGTTCTCAATTGACCGCCTGGCTGAGATAGTCGAGGAGAACATGGACCTCTCCATTATTGAGGATATCATAGAAGATTAGAAGAAAAAGGACCTGAGATGCATATCCCCTGGAAATCCTTTTTTTTCTTAAGAACCTATTAAAAATTAAGGAATCTTATTCTTGAAAAAAAATTAAAAGGTTCTTTATTCAGGATACGGCCCAAATGGTTTATTCTATGCTATGAATGGCACCGCGAGTGTTGTGATCACAAGGACCGTCAGGATGATGCCTATCACTATCACCGGAATTCCTGCCCTTGGTATGTCACGGAGCTTAACGTAGCCAGAACCATAGGCCATTGCAACGGTTGGATCCGCCATTGGCAGCATAAAGGACAGTGAACATGCTATGGCAACAGGAACCGCGTATATGCCCACCGGCTGATGCTGTGCACCTGCAAGGGTCACTGAAAGCGGAACCAGTATCGCTGATAATGCTATATTTGACATCACCTGAGTTATAAGCACTGCGAGGACCATGAGGACCAGCATGACAAGAATAGTTGATGGATCAGAGCCCAGCATCCTGACAAGGTCATTTATCAGCCATGCGGCGGCACCAGTCTTGAGGAGGGCGCTTCCAAGGGAGAGTGCACCCCCAAAGAACACAATGAGTCCCCAGTCAATATTCTTCTGGGCGTCCTTCCAGCTTATAACACCTGCGAATATGAACATCACCGCGGCTATCAGTGACACCGAATAGCTGTTGATGCCTGTCCAGCCAGCTGTCACCCAGAGCAGAATTGCAAATACGAGTATCCCTGCACTGACCTTCTCCTCCCTTTTAACTTCCCCAAGTTCCATCAGTTTCTTCCCTATAACTGCGTCACCGTCACATAGGGCTGTGACCTCACTGGGGAATATCTTCATGAGGACAAACCATATTACAAAGAGCATTGCAACTGCAAGGGGGAACCCGAAGATCATCCAGTTGAGGAATGGTATCTGGGTGTAGGCAGCCGCCATGAGGTTGGGGGCTGTCCCTATCTCCGTCCCGAAACCACCTGCAAGGGACCCGAATGATGCCCCCAGTATCATTGCCTTCGCATAGTTACTCCTTCCCCTCTCAGGTTCAGAACAGCCCATTATATCCACTATCTCCTTTATGATTGGAAGGAGCATGACAAATGCCACCACGTTCTCAATCCACGCTGAGAGAAGACCCGTGGAGAATATGCTCACAAAGAGACCCCTCTCGGGTGATGTTCCAAGTCTCCCCAAAAGGTAGTAGGTGAATCTCTGTGCAAGGCCACTCTTCCTTATGGCCTCAGCCATTATGAAACCGCCTATCATAAGGAAGAGTATGGGGTTTGCGAATCCTATAACAGCATTTTCAAAGCTCTCGACACCGATAAGTGGCTGTGCAAAGAGTATTATGAGGGAGGTGACTGCAAGCGGAGCTGCCTCGGTTGCCCACATTGAAACCGCGAAAACAAGTAAGGATAGTGCTGCGTGTCCTGAAGCCTTAAGGCCAGGTAATGGTATCAGGTACACTGCAAGTGCAAGAAGAAAACTCAGAATAAATCCTTTCTTAGCATCCGTAATATTACCTCCTCTTGGTTGATAACTGTAAGTTTCCAGTACCTTATAATTCTTCACCATATATAAATGGCTTGACTGGTAATACCAAGACCATTAATCTGCTGACTGCCAGTCAATCCATACAGAAGGTAATCAACAACACTTACATCAGAAAAGGTTGAGACTATTTACCATTTAAATATTCATTAAAAACCATATGAAAGCCAGTATTACAGGCTGGTGGATAAAGTAAATGGCCAGTGAGTTTTTTCCCAGAAATTCAAGTGTATGGTTTCTCGCTGGGAACTCTCTTTTCCACCTTCTCCTGTATCCCGGGTAAAGGGTATCCCCTGTGAAGATACCAAGAAGTACAACACCGAGCCAGGGAAACAATGGAAAGTAGTCAAGAGTGCAAAATCCATGGGGCTTCAGTCCAAGCCAGACAAAAAATGGGGTGTCCACCCTCAAGCCTGAAATCCACATACCCGCTGCCAGTACCAGGAGCGCCGCGATAACTGAGAGTGCCCTTCTTCCTGCAAATGGGTATGTGATGATAACAGCAACCCCTATGAAATGCAGCACCCCAAATACTATGAATCCCTCATGGGGGTATATCCAGGTGACGGCAGTTATCAGGAGGCCGTAGAGGAATATCCTGATACCCCTCTTAATGTAATGTCCATGGGACCCGGGGCCCCTTCTGGAGTGGCTGAGACTGAGTGATACTCCCACAAGGAATATGAAGAGAAATGCGGCAAGTCTGCCGGTGAGCCAGAGTAGCGATGAGTTCATATCCAGTTCCATCGCCCCAAGGAAATTGAGGTCAAAGATCACATGGTATATAATCATCATCACAACAGCGATGCCCCTCATGGCATCGACCTCATGGAACCTCTCGCTGGACGATGCTACCCCCATGAATAACCTCCATTTATAAATTGTGTGGAGCCAGGTAAAAGCAGTTCCCACTGCACTGATGATCTCAACAGGCAGTGCTCGAGATAAAAATAGAAAATTTTATATATGATGATTTCAAACCTTTTCTATGCCTACGAATTGCGGCGTTAGTCCAGCCTGGTTAAGACACTGGCCTGCCACGCCAGCGACCCGGGTTCAAATCCCGGACGCCGCATAGCGGTTGTAGTCTAGTCTGGTTAGGACTCGGGCCTTCCAAGCCCGCGACCCGGGTTCAAATCCCGGCAACCGCATAAAAACTGTTTCTGAGAGTAGTAACTGTTAATTCTATCGTAAATAATAAAAGTGCTTCTATGCTGAACAGTTTCTGATGCCAGTAGGTCGTTAATTCTCAGTGCACATCCATGGTTTAGATGATTTTAACTGTTTACTCCGCTTGAAACTCCATAAATAAATGTCATCTGCACCCCTTCCAGAGAGAACTGGCCAGTCATATATCAGCTATATATATTAGAAACCCCGATAGTAGAGCAAAGGATAAGTACTTTAATTCTAGATAATAACAGGATCCAGACTAATATTAATGGTGTGATACTCATGGCTGGAATCGTTGGATATGGAGTTTACGTTCCATCATACAGAATAAAGGTTGAAGAAATAGCGAGAGTCTGGGGAGATGACCCCCAGGCCATATCAAGGGGACTGGTTGTTGAAGAGAAATCAGTTCCAGGTCCAGATGAGGACACCGCAACAATCTCAGTGGAGGCTGCCAGAAACGCCCTCAAAAGAAGCCAGATAGACCCCTCAAGGATAGGGGCCGTCTATGTTGGTTCAGAATCCCACCCCTATGCAGTCAAACCAACAGCAACAATCGTCGCAGAGGCCGTGGAGGCAACACCTGAAATGACAGCGGCTGACCTTGAATTCGCATGTAAAGCAGGTACTGCAGGTATACAGGCCTGTATGGGACTAGTTGACTCAGGAATTATCGAATACGGCCTTGCAGTTGGCGCAGATACAGCACAGGGGGCACCGGGGGACGCCCTTGAATACACAGCATCAGCAGGTGGAGCCGGCTACGTTATAGGGAAGGAAAACTGTCTTGCAGAGATAAGGGAAACCTACAGTTTCACCACCGACACCCCCGACTTCTACAGGAGGGAGGGAATGCCCTACCCCAGACACGGTGGAAGATTCACAGGGGAACCCGCCTACTTCAAACACGTTCTTGGAGCTGCAACTGGCATGATGGAAAAGACTGGCCTCTCTGCAGCTGACTTTGACTACGCGGTTTTCCACCAGCCAAACGGGAAGTTCTACCTGAAGGCAGCGAAAAAGCTTGGATTTGAAAGCGAACAGGTGAAACCTGGGCTTTTAACACCGGTCATAGGTAACACATACTCCGGTGCAACACCAATAGGCCTTGCAGCAACACTTGACGTTGCAGAACCCGGGGCAAGAATACTTGCAGTCTCCTATGGTTCAGGGGCCGGAAGTGACGCATTCATAATAGAGGTCACCGATGAGATAGAGAGAAAGAGGGACCTCGCCCCAACCGTTTCTGAAATAATCAGCCACAAAAAATACGTTGACTATGCGCTCTATGCCAAGTTCAAGGGCAAACTCAGGATGGCTTAAGATGGTGATAATATGAGGGATGTAGCAATTATTGGAGTCTCACAGACAAAATTCGGAGAACTCTGGGATGTCTCATTCAGGGACATGATAACAGAGGCCGGCCTCGGTGCCATAGAGGATGCTGGAGTTGAAGGTGCAGACCTCGAGGCGATGTACGTTGGTAATATGTCAGCGGGCCTATTCATAAAACAGGAGCACATTTCTTCACTCATCGCAGACCATGCCGGCTTAACACCAATACCCTCAACAAGGGTGGAAGCCGCCTGTGCATCAGGTGGACTCGCCCTGAGAAGCGGTATAATGGCTGTGGCATCAGGATACCATGACATTGTGATATCAGCAGGTGTTGAGAAGATGACAGACGTTGTTGACCCCACACCTGCAATTGCAACAGCCTCCGACCAGGAATGGGAGGCCCAGCAGGGTGTAACCTTCCCATCACTCTACGCCATGATGGCAAGGAGGCACATGTACGAGTACGGTACAACAAGGGAGCAGCTCGCTATGGTCTCCGTGATAAACCATGAGAATGCCTCAAACAACCCAAGGGCCCAGTTCCCAATGAAGGTCACAGTCGAACAGGTCATCAACTCAACCATGGTCGCGGATCCCCTAAGGCTCCTTGACTGTTCACCCATATCTGATGGTGCAGCAGCAGTCATACTCTGCCCCGCCGAGATGGCCAGGGAATACACCGATACCCCTGTCTATGTGAAGGCATCCGCACAGGCCTCAGGTACCATTGCACTGCACGATAGAAGAAGTATAACCAGGATTGACGCCACCGTGAATGCAGCAAGATCCGCATTCAAGATGGCAGATCTGACACCAGGGGACATAGACCTTGTTGAGGTCCATGACTGCTTCAGCATAAATGGTATACTGGCTGTTGAGGACCTTGGATTCTTTGAGAAGGGTGAAGGTGGAAGGGCCTTTGAAGAGGGCATGACCCGCATTGATGGTGAAATACCCGTAAACCCCTCGGGGGGTCTCAAGGCACGTGGTCATCCACTCGGGGCCACAGGTATCGCCCAGGCGGCTGAGGTGGTCTGGCAGCTACGTGGTGAAGCCGGTAAGAGGCAGGTTGAGGGTGCTGAGATAGGTATGACCCACAACATCGGTGGAACCGGTGGGACAGCGGCTGTGCACATATTCTCAAGGTAGCCGCCCATTCATCTCATTTTTTCTGTAGTATCAAAAGGTATCCAGTGACCAGCAGAGAAATAAAGAAACTGAGCCGGGCTAACTTAGTTTTTCAATTCTGCGATAACTCTTTATCAGATCATAGTTCATGAAAAATTACATGATCCTGCAATGCCCTCTCTGCTCGATGGATTCAGTGACGCAGAGGACCAGTGCAAAAAGGTTGTGCATATAAAAAATGAGCCAGTAAATCACATTCAATTTTTTTGAGATTGTCTGAAAAAATGATGGGAGTCAGCAGACTTCCAACACAGGTTTACATTTACAAAACATATTCGAGGTTAGGAAACCTGAAAGTATCCCTTTATGAATTCACCGGCACCATGAAAAAGCCTTGTAAAAAAAAGGAGTAATTATGGGGGTGCCTACATTGGAGGCATTCCGCCCATATCACCCATATCCATGTCCTCATCGGATCCAGAGGATGATGCGGCTATGACGTCGTCTATGCGGAGTATCATCTCAGCTGCCTCTGCAGCGGACTGGATGGCCTGTTTCTTGACCCTGTGGGGCTCTATTACGCCAGCCTCTTTCATGTCAACGATTTCGCCATCGAAGACGTCAAGTCCCATGTATGGTGACTCCTCGTGGGCAGCCCTGAGGTCCACCAGGACGTCGATGCTGTCAAGTCCAGCGTTCTCTGCAAGGGTCTTTGGAACGATCTCAAGGGCATCTGCAAAGGCTGAGACTGCAAGCTGTTCCCTTCCACTTATTGAATCAGCGTAGTCCTTGAGCCTCTTTGCGACCTCTATTTCAGGTGCTCCTCCGCCTGCAACAACTTTACCGTCCTCGACTGTTGCTGCAACGACTCCTATTGCGTCTTCGATTGCCCTTTCAACTTCGCTTACAACGTGTTCTGTTGAACCCCTCACGAGTATTGTGACTGCCTTTGGCTCCTTGCATTCCTCAACGAAGATCATCTCTTCGCCTG is a window encoding:
- the cobQ gene encoding cobyric acid synthase CobQ; translation: MSSKCIMVQGTSSSAGKSVLVAALCRIFSKRGYRVAPFKSQNMSLNSFTTHENREIAVAQVLQAEAAGIRPSYHMNPILLKPKEDFTSQVIVHGRPAGNMNFQEYQTGFRETALKAIKESLDYLKERYDIIVIEGAGSPAEINMRDRDLANMEIAHLADADVILVADIDRGGVFASIAGTLMLLDERDRSRIRGVVINKFRGNLDILMPGIERIEEITGVPVLGVLPYDESLKLPEEDSASLSERKYRGRGAVKIGVMRLSRISNFTDIDPLEYEEDVSVRLIEAGDSLEGLDAIIIPGTRNTISDLMYLRENGFADEIRDLSREIPVFGICGGFQMLGRRIIDEGLQESKLGSVDGLNLLDCETTFTGDGKIISRSEGEITGAGLFSDLKGETVEGYELHEGTTVLGDVKPLMKVKRGFGNTYTMGFDGAADGNVAGTYFHGIFHNFRFRRYFTNILRERKGLEKLDYVDDHFDASRRFSIDRLAEIVEENMDLSIIEDIIED
- a CDS encoding DASS family sodium-coupled anion symporter, with the translated sequence MVKNYKVLETYSYQPRGGNITDAKKGFILSFLLALAVYLIPLPGLKASGHAALSLLVFAVSMWATEAAPLAVTSLIILFAQPLIGVESFENAVIGFANPILFLMIGGFIMAEAIRKSGLAQRFTYYLLGRLGTSPERGLFVSIFSTGLLSAWIENVVAFVMLLPIIKEIVDIMGCSEPERGRSNYAKAMILGASFGSLAGGFGTEIGTAPNLMAAAYTQIPFLNWMIFGFPLAVAMLFVIWFVLMKIFPSEVTALCDGDAVIGKKLMELGEVKREEKVSAGILVFAILLWVTAGWTGINSYSVSLIAAVMFIFAGVISWKDAQKNIDWGLIVFFGGALSLGSALLKTGAAAWLINDLVRMLGSDPSTILVMLVLMVLAVLITQVMSNIALSAILVPLSVTLAGAQHQPVGIYAVPVAIACSLSFMLPMADPTVAMAYGSGYVKLRDIPRAGIPVIVIGIILTVLVITTLAVPFIA
- a CDS encoding heparan-alpha-glucosaminide N-acetyltransferase — its product is MGVASSSERFHEVDAMRGIAVVMMIIYHVIFDLNFLGAMELDMNSSLLWLTGRLAAFLFIFLVGVSLSLSHSRRGPGSHGHYIKRGIRIFLYGLLITAVTWIYPHEGFIVFGVLHFIGVAVIITYPFAGRRALSVIAALLVLAAGMWISGLRVDTPFFVWLGLKPHGFCTLDYFPLFPWLGVVLLGIFTGDTLYPGYRRRWKREFPARNHTLEFLGKNSLAIYFIHQPVILAFIWFLMNI
- a CDS encoding hydroxymethylglutaryl-CoA synthase; this translates as MAGIVGYGVYVPSYRIKVEEIARVWGDDPQAISRGLVVEEKSVPGPDEDTATISVEAARNALKRSQIDPSRIGAVYVGSESHPYAVKPTATIVAEAVEATPEMTAADLEFACKAGTAGIQACMGLVDSGIIEYGLAVGADTAQGAPGDALEYTASAGGAGYVIGKENCLAEIRETYSFTTDTPDFYRREGMPYPRHGGRFTGEPAYFKHVLGAATGMMEKTGLSAADFDYAVFHQPNGKFYLKAAKKLGFESEQVKPGLLTPVIGNTYSGATPIGLAATLDVAEPGARILAVSYGSGAGSDAFIIEVTDEIERKRDLAPTVSEIISHKKYVDYALYAKFKGKLRMA
- a CDS encoding thiolase domain-containing protein, producing MRDVAIIGVSQTKFGELWDVSFRDMITEAGLGAIEDAGVEGADLEAMYVGNMSAGLFIKQEHISSLIADHAGLTPIPSTRVEAACASGGLALRSGIMAVASGYHDIVISAGVEKMTDVVDPTPAIATASDQEWEAQQGVTFPSLYAMMARRHMYEYGTTREQLAMVSVINHENASNNPRAQFPMKVTVEQVINSTMVADPLRLLDCSPISDGAAAVILCPAEMAREYTDTPVYVKASAQASGTIALHDRRSITRIDATVNAARSAFKMADLTPGDIDLVEVHDCFSINGILAVEDLGFFEKGEGGRAFEEGMTRIDGEIPVNPSGGLKARGHPLGATGIAQAAEVVWQLRGEAGKRQVEGAEIGMTHNIGGTGGTAAVHIFSR